The DNA sequence gtttccttgtctttttgtaggttaccaatatccatccttcttcatcatcagcatgtgtatcttggtcgcttctctccagtgatggttgtgtaggaggtgccgtgcaacttaagcattcacgggaacggtcaggtgtcatttggagaggcacaggattaaacgatccaaacgcaattgtagtggtatgcgttgcggccgtgtcctcaaggtcgagctcaatttgcccttgttgtgctagcttcatgatgagttctttgagaacgaagcacttgccaacaggatggctcacaatacgatgatacttgcagtacctaggatcgtttgtgcgattcatttcttcaggacgcttgcattcgggtagctcaatcacctttttttccagcaagtcatctaacatggcagctatgtcagagtcaggaaaagggtacgttttctgttccaactctctcaaggtgctcttgtatctgtcttgggtgcgagaaggctcacttgtctttatctccttcgctttcttcttggaggagatcttgatgggcgctgaggaggtcttgatgggcgctgaggaggtcttgatgggcgctgaagaggtcttgatgggggtagtgttgacggtgaaagcttccttagcgggcttcttcccggtcttgtctacatttggggcgaatactttctccttattgaagttagtaattggCTCCTTTTTCCCatgattagcgatactcagctccatgtcgtgggaacgagttgctagctcttcgaatgttcttggttttatgccttggaggatgtaatgtaacccccagtgcatgccttgaacgcacatctcaatggcagaggtttcagaaagccgatctttgcaatccagacttaaggagcgccatctatttatgtagttgacgacaggttcatctctccactgtttcgtactggtcagctctagcatgcttacagtacgacgagtgctgtagaaacggttgaggaattccctttctagctggtcccaactgttgatagactcaggttcgaggtcagtgtaccagtcaaaagcgttacttttcagcgaacgcacgaactgtttgacgaggtagtctccctctgtcccagcattgttgcaagtttcaatgaaatgggcgacatgttgcttcgggttgccttttccatcgaactgcatgaattttgggggctgataaccccttggcatttTCAAAgcgtcaatcttcttggagtaaggctttgagtacagtacggagtcatgcgagcttccttcgtactgtgtcttgacagtgcttgcgatcatctcctgtagctgctggatagagagagatcccatgaatgccgtttCTTGGTCTAGCTttggcttctcttcaactttctccactggtggctcctcttcttcgtcgtcttctttctttaataggccaatatttgggtcgactttcacgtcgggcagcgcatctagttggttgacaagtgcggcaatctgcaagtccttctcctccacagtccgtgtgagctttgcgattgcttcattcatctgagctagctgctcctcgattgaagttgctccagtggtcataacttgcatggttgtactgccgctcgaatcagcgtcggagagtagggactctgagtatttcctcgggctttccccccttgatgcctttagcgaggctagggtgatcacaggctcgtacctcaggtgctcttgttcctttgacagagtcaatgcaggggcggaagccgcggcaaaaagagctcttgccttacttcgggttacgatgcccgaaatatcaccacttgcggcgatgatgtttttgttctttgctttgattgcaggaacagcttgatcctttcttgatgccatttgcgtttttcgatgattggaggatagagatgagaggtagagattgtcccactgggcgtgccaaatttgtaaacacgaaaagttcctgaaacaagaaacaagaataccgtgtacaaaatatctttttgtgtttaatgattttggggttacaatctctttgtaatttgatcctctgattctatcttcgtagggtgtaggtttgtggatgagctgttgatccaaagggccgtcggggcttgatctagggatgaacagttgatgaacggatcttcgagggcttttgagcttgatcttgaatactgggtgtatggatttcttcaagggggccgtcggagcttgatcttgagggttgatggatgagcggatcttcaagggcttttgggcctaatcttgaagactgagtgtatggatttcttcaaaaggccgtcggggcttgatcttgagggttgatggatgagcggatcttcaagggcttttgggcctaatcttgaagactgattggatgtgtggatttgttgaggttgttgatccaaagggccgttggggcttgatcttaggacgaacggatgatgaacactttcttcaaggggccgtcggggcttgatcttgagtcggcggaagttcttcaagggccgttggggcttgaccttgaaggagggtttgacgaagaacgaagagtgttttcttgatccttcgggatttgcttgagagctttagagtttcaaggcttcaaggttttggtgtgatgtaaattcccttctttctttctttcttcctttctttctttctttcttcctttctttctctctttcttcctttttttcctccccctaaatgaatgccttggcttcctatttatagaatttcaaaacttgatttttggatttaaataatcagatgaaataaatcatttctgccaagtaatgacacgtgtcctatttgatgacttttccaatttatttcgatttttcattgagtcacacgctacatgtaaaatttatgtgacacgtgagtgttgaaattttaattattggtcaacattcatttcaccgaaatttcgatgtccacaGTTATACTCCGAAAAGATAAAACCCCTTTCATTTGCTTGACTACCAAGAAAAATTTTCCTTGGCCTACTCTATAATTCTATATCCGAGGGCCAAATAATGGGCCAGCTCTAATATGGAATTACAATGAACGGGTCAAAGGAAAAACTAGAAGAAAATTGGAACGACAAGTGAAAGGTTGAAagaggaaaaacaaagaagaattaGGAGCAAAATAAAATCCGAATTGGGATTGCTAGATGGAAGCCGTTAACGTCTATAACGTCTAAAAGAACGGCTCAGAGAAAATGTTGAGTAGGGTATTCTTGCTCGTATCCGTTATAGTCATAATATAGCCTCTCCCCTTTAGCAATATCACGAGTAGCAACCAAAAAGACCCGACATTGACCGTTAACACTGTATCTCACACATCTACAATTCTGCTTCTTTTTTCCTTCCCTGCACAAAAGTTGTTACATTTTAAGCACAGTGGATGCAGACACGCTCAATCCAATACATCTGAACACAGAAATATCTAGTTTTATCATATGAAGTTCATTGGAGGCCACAAACAAGTagtagaaagaaaaagacattAGGCTTACAAGGTATGATTGTTGATGCCGTTGATAAATCGAGCTATGTTTCCGCGTTTATCAGGGCAGATGACAAGACTTTTAGATGGTTCAGTTGCTAACAGAAGGGTCATCATACTGTCACAATCGTCATTTTCCCGATGCTTAATGTAATCAACATCACCCGTGTATTCAGCAATAAAAGTCATATCCTTCATCTGCTCATCAGCCTCTACTGTAAaactacataaaaataaatgaataaattcaACACGAACCTAATCAATATGCAGGTACCATATATAATTCGGGGGTTAATTACAGTAATGGTCTCTGAACTTGATCCCGTGTTTGATTTTCATCTTTGAATTTTGTGtggcattttggtcatttccgTTAAATCAATCCATTTTTCTGTTATATTTAGGAGGAAATAGGACTTTTTGCATCCAAAAACTttaataaaacagaaaagaacaaaaatttcaTGTCCTTCCTAAGCTCCTATGTGGGAAAGATCCAGATATACCCCCTCTCAGTAATTGGGAAATTGATTGAAATTATCATTTTACAAATCCCAATTGCTGAattaatcaaaatcaaatattgaCAACATACCGAAAAAATTGACAgcatataaagaaaaaattgacaATGGATCGATCAAATACGAAAAAGTGACCATTCAACAATTCAGATTTGTACGTTGATCATTTTAACTACTTTCACAATACATTTGCCCTGAAGTTAAAAGAAAATGGATGGAGTTAATAAAAAGGACCAAAATGCTACTTGAGAGTCAGTTTGAAAACGAtatacaacaaaataaaaggatcAAGGACAAAAATGAAACACGATTACAAGTTTAGGGACCATTGCAGTAATTGACCCTATAGTTCAATGCACCACAAAACTAATAAAGACCTTCAGTCTTCAGAAGAATAAGAAGGTTATATAAGAGGGCACTGTAAGGAcaaaaagggcttgaaaactttgagttttaacgataaggacaaactaaagggtaaagtgaatagtaccataattgactttttagtgttaaaatgtagtttttcgttaaagaaAACAataccgggagcttttcgttaaagttccctttaagATATTGTTACCCTTCACATTAATTAAAGATTAATGCTGTAAGAAGAGGGCACCACAAAGTACTATGAGATAAGTTACCCTTCGCGTGAATCAAAAGCTACTTTAAGAGGAGGGCATTCGCCTCTTTTGCACATGGCTCTGCAAAGCTCCAATGTCTCGGTATCTTCCTTGGAAAGAATCTAATAGAAAAAATGCCAGTACTTAAATCACATGATGGAGTTGATAATCAGTTGGCCCTACAAATGGCAACTAATATATCTTGAGGAAACTAGAATAAGGGATAGAAAACCTGCATGCCACCGTCTTCAAACTTGGACTGATTAGCAGATCTTGGAGCCATTCCGGGCATGTAAGCGAGATCGTCACTGAATTCCATGTGCAATGCTGTTAAAGCAGAAGCCAGGGAACCCATTTGTTTCAGCCTTTGAGCAGGATCTTCTGATGAAACAAATGGaagtattcttcttcttctcttctgcAACACTAATGATCCTGAACGCCTCCGGCGTTTTCTGGCATCTATTCAAACAATAACAACCAAGTCAGCAAACAAAATAAGCACAGTaatcaattttaaaatttattgcaTGATGCAAGAGAGAAACAACCTAACATCTTTGTTCTATGCAACAGCATACCACATAAAACAATTCACTGAAAAGGTCAAATATTGTACGCAGCATAACCTATACAAACATAAGAGTACAAGAGTTACAACGATTCCTATTTAGGGCGTTGCCTCCAAAATTTTAGTAGCGTGATTTGAACATAAGAATAAATAAACCTGGCAATAAAAGAAATGCATGTTTGATAGCCCTGAATAGCTCATAGAAGAAGACTATACAATTAAGAGTAGAGAATGGAGATGGTTAGCAAACAAAACTGTCCTTCTAGGTTACCTGGATGCGTGTTTTAAATATGTATGCTAGTGTGTTGTTAGAGTAATAAGTTAAGGTTGTGAGTGACAATGTTTCTGTATCAGAACACCATTCACTTCAATCATAGCCCATTTTCATAATTAATTTCATTCCTAATTTGGCTTAATTTCATTCCTAATTTGGCCTTTTTGTTACAAACGGTACAGAAACCTTAATCATGCACAAACAGAAAAGCCCACCAACTTAGCACTTTCTTTCTCACTAAGTGGAATGATCTCATTCAGCATTTCATACCCTGCACTAATAAACTTGTGAACTGCAATTTGTCAAATATATTGTAACATTCCACGAGTGccgattattattattattcaacACTCATAGGCACATAATGGTATTTTTTTCCACTCCTATATATTGCTTCACAGTTAAAAAGATACGCTGTAATGATCTTAATTATTCTCTTTTCACGTCCTATTTTGCAAGAACATGGGAATAGATTCTACTATTAGATCAGAACAAAGAAAAGAGGGCTTTATGAGAAACAATAAACCACTAGATTTCTAATGTGCTGGATGCACTGAGGGAATTTAATCgctatataatattaaaatgtTTCAATATGTTTGGTAAAACAATCTTACATACTTAAAAGGGCTTTTCCATTCTTTCCTATAAGtgcttaatttttttcaacAGGTAATTATTAAATGTGAGTATGCAACCATGAACAAGGATATTGGATAAACATCGTTAAAAACATACGGTTTCCTTTTGGATAAAGTGGGGATATGTGATACGTCCTCAATACAACATGGAGACTTCCAGCTTAATTGAGTaatattttttaacacaaaatgGACTAAAATCATATAATTAACATATTATTCTGGTTCATTTTAACAGAAAATGGACCAATGATATAGAATCTGCACTGTAACATGTTCACCACAGAGTGGCAGTTTTGAAAAAGTAGCATCAGCAAGTTACATGAAATTTAATTCAGAGGCCAGACAAAGTATCATATATGACAGAAAGCTACAAGAACGTTTAATTTCCTTGCTAAATTGTTCTGGATGGAGATAGCACACAAAAGAAAGCATTCCTTTTTGTCTTTGATATATCAAGTAAGGACTGTCTTGCATAGAGCAGTTCATACATTGGTTAAGGGTTATGCATGAGTAAAAGAAACTTATATAGTGAATATAGCAGATTGTTGCTAAATGGAAAATCTCCGTTTCTAATCCAAGATCACACAACTCACCTCTAAACTTAAGATGAAAATATATCTGATAATGTTTTAAGCAGCACACATTATGTCTTTGCACTACATCAGTATGTATGCATAAACAAGTACTCTAATTATTGTAGTTACGACTTTGAGCAAAATCTTAGCCAAAGTCTTAACTCCAAACTAATACTATTAAGTTCATGCATTGTTAATAGTTTTACATAAACCTGACAATCGAGATACTACTAGAACATGGATTTATTGCTTAGTTACTAATGAACTAACATTAGAGAATCTACATTTGGACAATAATGACTTTTATCGGACTTGTTAAGGAGTGATAACGAATAGACATTATGTGTTACCAAAAACATCGATGGCATGTTTACCTATTTGAAATGGGAGAAGTCGTGAACTGGAAGAGAAAGAAGGAATTGGTGTGGGATCAACTAACGCCTTAGCTGATATGATTCCTACTTTGTCAGGCATTAGATTAAGGAATTTAATGTGGAACCcacattttcttttcagttcCATATGTTATAGTAAAGTAAACACAGTGGAAGTCAGTAATTAGAATAATTTCAATACCCATGCTCTAGTAAACGCATGTATGCCAAGAATCGGGATAATTTCAATACCCATTCCATCGAAGTTAGAATCGGGATAACTTCAATACGCATTCCATCAAAGTACACATACCATTAATAAGTCATTGAGAAATGTTATGACGTTTTTGTTAGAATCAGTATAACAGAATGTTTAACTGGCGTTCTAACAAGTTAAGCTTTTCATCACTGGTATACCAAGAAAGCTTTTCTAATTTGTCAACTCTAAACTCAATCTTGTTTAGATCTTCATCGTGTTCTCACATTCTAATTTTGAACTCCCTATCATAGAAACATTATGAATCCAATGTCTTCCCTT is a window from the Pyrus communis chromosome 16, drPyrComm1.1, whole genome shotgun sequence genome containing:
- the LOC137721455 gene encoding probable Histone-lysine N-methyltransferase ATXR5; this encodes MAPATTSSAAAAAAPAHRFIRFNRRTSAPRQPSPPGSPPKKKMKSMAEIMAKAKFTVVERGDYGDVTCEHCRSGDRSDELLLCDKCDRGFHMKCLRPIVAIVPIGSWLCPACSGHRRVRSFSQKKIIDFFRIQKCSDRDPKDECAPPQDARKRRRRSGSLVLQKRRRRILPFVSSEDPAQRLKQMGSLASALTALHMEFSDDLAYMPGMAPRSANQSKFEDGGMQILSKEDTETLELCRAMCKRGECPPLKVAFDSREGFTVEADEQMKDMTFIAEYTGDVDYIKHRENDDCDSMMTLLLATEPSKSLVICPDKRGNIARFINGINNHTLEGKKKQNCRCVRYSVNGQCRVFLVATRDIAKGERLYYDYNGYEQEYPTQHFL